Proteins encoded together in one Citromicrobium bathyomarinum window:
- a CDS encoding protease modulator HflK translates to MKILDGFHSRIALAMAGKNPWGSSSGGDDDGGDRSGAPGGDGDGSDGKPSEDRPKGPRNPWLPQGGRDGERRSASIEDIFKNRGPEGPRRRPGGPGGPGGPNFRMPERPGGKSWVPVIVAVVVLIWIGVTSTHLIGPQQKAVVQTFGAYTRTLDSGLKFTAPFPIETVDVVDVEGVRAVQIPGSQARAKLILTGDQNLVDLSYIVRWNIKNLEQFKFRLAEPEETVNEVAEAAMRATVAEKTLDETFSGQGRAEIELAVRERMQRVLDRYRAGINVLGVEIDKADPPSEVVDAFRDVSVAEQNADAARNQARGYAQQVIANAQGEAEAFDKVYEEYRLAPEVTRRRLYYETMERVLSQTDKTIVETDNVTPYLPLPEVNRRRSTTVTPAQPAQPSTNSNASGSQ, encoded by the coding sequence GCGATGGCGATGGCTCGGACGGCAAGCCTTCGGAGGACCGGCCCAAGGGCCCACGCAATCCGTGGCTGCCGCAGGGCGGCCGCGATGGAGAGCGGCGTTCCGCCTCGATCGAGGATATCTTCAAGAACCGCGGCCCCGAAGGCCCACGGCGTCGCCCCGGCGGCCCGGGTGGCCCCGGCGGCCCCAATTTCCGCATGCCCGAGCGCCCCGGCGGCAAGAGCTGGGTGCCGGTGATCGTCGCGGTAGTGGTGCTGATCTGGATCGGCGTGACCAGCACGCACCTGATCGGCCCGCAGCAAAAGGCGGTGGTCCAGACCTTCGGCGCCTATACCCGCACGCTCGATTCCGGCCTCAAGTTCACCGCGCCCTTCCCCATCGAAACGGTCGATGTCGTCGATGTCGAAGGGGTTCGCGCGGTGCAGATCCCGGGCAGCCAGGCCCGCGCCAAGCTGATCCTGACCGGCGACCAGAACCTGGTCGACCTCAGCTATATCGTGCGTTGGAACATCAAGAATCTGGAGCAGTTCAAGTTCCGCCTCGCCGAACCGGAAGAGACCGTCAACGAAGTGGCCGAGGCCGCGATGCGCGCGACGGTCGCGGAAAAGACCCTCGACGAGACGTTCTCAGGCCAGGGTCGTGCGGAAATCGAACTGGCGGTGCGCGAGCGGATGCAGCGCGTGCTCGACCGCTATCGCGCCGGGATCAACGTGCTTGGTGTGGAAATCGACAAGGCCGACCCGCCCAGCGAAGTGGTCGATGCCTTCCGCGACGTGTCGGTCGCCGAACAGAATGCCGACGCGGCGCGTAACCAGGCGCGCGGCTATGCCCAGCAGGTGATCGCCAATGCGCAGGGTGAGGCCGAGGCGTTCGACAAGGTGTACGAGGAATATCGCCTCGCGCCCGAAGTCACCCGCCGCCGGCTCTATTACGAGACCATGGAACGCGTGCTGAGCCAGACCGACAAAACCATTGTCGAGACGGACAATGTGACGCCCTACCTGCCGCTGCCCGAGGTCAACCGCCGCCGGTCGACCACGGTGACGCCCGCGCAGCCGGCCCAGCCTTCCACCAATTCCAACGCCAGCGGGAGCCAGTGA